The Parambassis ranga chromosome 1, fParRan2.1, whole genome shotgun sequence genome includes a region encoding these proteins:
- the elmod2 gene encoding ELMO domain-containing protein 2: MFGYIWQYVYTSFLRYWLKWLIRQATGTCELQRICSGYKPGALRTTKAEFSLQSSKNKVLKVALETSTNNLEQCVDQIMKEKNIKPQRDPRFKESLHICLLQMTGYSSLYRSVEELRKEVYSSDNPKHEAMLLKLWDLLVPTVRLESRITKQWGDIGFQGDDPKTDFRGMGLLGLINLVFFSENYTMEARQVLSHANHPKLGYSYAIVGINLTEMAYSLLRSGALKPHFYNTVQGVPELRHFHQLYCYLAYEFDKFWVAEEPESIMQFNQYREKFHNIVKSHLQDPEVCLTLTFSSKN; this comes from the exons ATGTTTGGGTACATCTGGCAGTATGTCTACACGTCTTTCTTGAGATACTGGCTGAAGTGGCTGATCAGACAGGCGacagggacgtgtgagctgcAGAGAATATGCTCTGGATACAAACCAGGGGCACTAAGGACGACAAAAGCAG AGTTCTCTCTCCAGTCATCAAAGAACAAG GTATTAAAAGTAGCCTTGGAAACCAGCACTAATAATTTAGAACAATGTGTGGATCAAATTATGAAGGAGAAGAACATCAAACCCCAGAGAGATCCACG GTTCAAGGAGAGTCTGCACATCTGCCTGCTGCAGATGACAGGATACAGCAGTTTGTATAGATCTGTAGAAGAACTGAGAAAGGAAGTCTACAGCTCAGACAACCCCAAACATGaggccatgctgctgaag CTATGGGATCTGCTGGTGCCAACAGTCAGACTGGAGTCCAGAATAACTAAACAGTGGGGAGACATTGGATTCCAAGGAGATGACCCCAAGACAGACTTCAGAGGGATGGGCCTGCTCGGCTTAATCAACCTTGT TTTTTTCAGTGAAAACTACACCATGGAGGCTCGTCAGGTGTTGTCTCATGCAAACCATCCTAAACTTGG GTATTCATATGCCATAGTTGGGATTAACCTGACAGAGATGGCCTACAGCCTCCTGAGGAGTGGAGCTTTGAAACCACATTTCTATAACACAGTGCAGGGTGTACCAGAACTTCGACACTTTCATCAGCTATACT GTTATCTGGCGTATGAATTCGATAAATTCTGGGTGGCAGAAGAACCAGAAAGCATCATGCAGTTCAACCAGTACAGAGAAAAATTCCATAACATAGTTAAGTCACATTTACAGGACCCAGAGGTGTGTCTCACACTGACTTTCAGTTCTAAAAACTAA